The Deinococcus proteolyticus MRP genome includes a window with the following:
- a CDS encoding FAD-binding oxidoreductase, which translates to MTVTGEFARLQRRLGGDKVLLRPAECSSYRYDAIQFGTRPLAVVLPETVEDVVEAVRAARAAGVPVVGRGAASGLSGGAAPAQPSLVVSFTRMTSLRILPQRREAVAQAGVVTLAVSEAARPYGLMYPPDPASLRTSTIGGNLGENAGGPLCFKYGVTGDYVKALQMVDAEGEIHHLSRGAYDLAGLLIGSEGTLGLITEATLRLVPPAQHTLTLQASFGSVEACAAAVSAAISAGAVPAKLEFMDAACIGAVEDYLNLGLPRHAAALLLVDSDGDDPAQVEAELAVVEAAFRAAGGEVRRARNPQEAAALWQARRSVSPALGRIRPARMNEDIAVPRSQLAQVVAEIQAVAAPYGFPLVQFGHIGDGNLHPNILFDPRQDDPAQVHELAHRIAQVALRHGGVLSGEHGIGSMKRAFMAEAVDPSTAAAYWAVKDALDPAGRLNPAKLLPPRAARPVRGEEPHVGA; encoded by the coding sequence GTGACGGTTACCGGCGAGTTCGCCCGGTTGCAGCGCCGGCTGGGCGGAGACAAGGTGCTGCTGCGCCCAGCCGAATGCAGCAGCTACCGCTACGACGCTATTCAGTTCGGTACGCGGCCGCTGGCCGTTGTCCTGCCCGAGACGGTGGAAGACGTGGTAGAGGCGGTCCGGGCTGCCCGCGCAGCCGGAGTGCCCGTGGTCGGACGCGGCGCCGCCAGTGGCCTGAGCGGAGGTGCTGCGCCGGCCCAGCCGAGTCTGGTGGTCAGTTTCACCCGTATGACCAGCCTGCGAATTCTGCCCCAGCGGCGCGAAGCAGTGGCTCAGGCCGGGGTGGTCACGCTGGCCGTCTCGGAGGCAGCGCGGCCCTACGGCCTGATGTATCCGCCCGACCCGGCGTCGCTGCGGACCAGTACCATCGGTGGCAACTTGGGTGAGAACGCCGGCGGGCCGCTGTGCTTCAAATATGGCGTGACCGGTGACTACGTCAAGGCCCTGCAGATGGTGGACGCGGAAGGCGAAATCCACCACCTGTCCCGCGGCGCCTATGATCTGGCCGGCCTCCTGATCGGGTCGGAGGGCACCCTGGGGCTGATAACGGAGGCCACGCTACGGCTGGTGCCCCCGGCGCAGCACACTCTGACCTTGCAGGCCAGTTTCGGCTCGGTGGAGGCCTGCGCCGCGGCTGTGAGTGCCGCCATTTCGGCCGGGGCGGTGCCGGCCAAGCTGGAGTTCATGGACGCCGCCTGCATCGGTGCAGTGGAGGATTACTTGAACCTGGGCCTGCCCCGGCACGCCGCTGCGCTGCTGCTGGTAGACAGCGACGGCGACGACCCGGCCCAGGTGGAAGCGGAGCTGGCAGTGGTGGAAGCTGCGTTCCGGGCGGCCGGGGGAGAGGTTCGCCGCGCCCGCAACCCCCAGGAGGCGGCGGCGCTGTGGCAGGCGCGGCGCTCGGTGTCGCCGGCACTGGGCCGCATTCGCCCGGCGCGCATGAACGAGGACATCGCCGTGCCGCGCTCGCAGCTGGCGCAGGTGGTGGCCGAAATCCAGGCGGTGGCTGCGCCCTACGGGTTTCCGCTGGTGCAGTTCGGGCACATCGGAGACGGCAACCTGCATCCCAACATCTTGTTCGACCCCCGCCAGGACGACCCAGCCCAGGTGCATGAGCTGGCGCACCGTATCGCTCAGGTGGCGCTGCGCCACGGCGGCGTGCTGAGTGGCGAACACGGTATCGGCTCCATGAAGCGGGCCTTTATGGCTGAGGCGGTAGACCCCAGCACAGCTGCCGCCTACTGGGCTGTCAAAGACGCTCTGGACCCTGCCGGGCGGCTTAACCCGGCCAAGCTGCTGCCACCACGCGCCGCGCGCCCCGTAAGAGGGGAGGAGCCCCATGTCGGTGCTTGA
- a CDS encoding FAD-binding oxidoreductase: MSVLELNAADQTVTVSASCSCAELYAALPPGLLPPVPPLELPGGVGGLVTRGGFGQLFFFSADVLGLTFHSPSGRRIQAGGRTVKNVQGYDLTRLFVGSFGALGELEQVTLRLRPGHWSAWTGPGGPEALEQLPAQARFGWLDRVVAPDLQLRVLFAGPVSSTVTGNATGAGTFADAGTFADAEPVTQVEDWSARFPRGLGVATGPAAQVQDARFGWADGGARPDVPPLFQRLAESL, encoded by the coding sequence ATGTCGGTGCTTGAGCTGAACGCCGCTGACCAGACCGTGACCGTGAGTGCCAGTTGCTCCTGCGCCGAGCTGTACGCCGCTCTGCCCCCTGGCCTGCTGCCGCCGGTGCCTCCGCTGGAGCTGCCGGGCGGGGTAGGCGGACTGGTGACACGCGGCGGCTTCGGGCAGCTGTTCTTCTTCTCGGCGGATGTGCTGGGGCTGACCTTCCATTCCCCATCTGGACGCCGCATTCAGGCCGGGGGACGCACGGTCAAGAACGTGCAGGGCTACGACCTGACCCGGCTGTTCGTCGGCAGTTTCGGGGCGCTGGGCGAGCTGGAACAGGTCACGCTACGGCTGCGGCCTGGGCACTGGTCCGCCTGGACAGGGCCAGGTGGCCCGGAAGCCCTGGAACAGCTTCCCGCCCAGGCCCGCTTCGGCTGGCTGGACCGAGTGGTCGCGCCTGACTTGCAGCTGCGGGTACTGTTCGCTGGCCCGGTTTCCAGCACTGTTACAGGCAATGCTACGGGGGCTGGGACCTTTGCAGACGCTGGGACCTTTGCGGACGCTGAACCGGTCACGCAGGTGGAGGACTGGTCTGCCCGCTTCCCCAGGGGTCTGGGCGTGGCGACCGGCCCGGCAGCGCAGGTACAGGACGCCCGCTTCGGCTGGGCAGACGGTGGGGCCCGTCCGGATGTGCCGCCCCTCTTTCAGCGGTTGGCGGAGTCGTTGTAA
- a CDS encoding YIP1 family protein has translation MTLTDHIRRSVGDEMQQSLAVLTRPSVRTFELFERKGGVNEALMYVLLASIVSAAVAGLMAFMPWHADISPWVQFVNRLVGIPIQFAIFTGVVYWVGKQFFGGTGRYAEVAYTFALFFVPLSLLSSALGWIPVLGFFVSLLISLALIYYGYLAVQSSMNIRQGANPAITLLVAALVTTALNFLVFGNWWQGF, from the coding sequence ATGACCTTGACCGACCACATTCGCCGCTCGGTAGGAGACGAGATGCAGCAGAGCCTCGCTGTGCTGACCCGTCCCAGCGTCCGGACCTTTGAGCTGTTTGAGCGCAAGGGTGGCGTGAACGAAGCGCTGATGTACGTGCTGCTGGCCAGCATCGTCTCGGCGGCCGTGGCAGGGCTGATGGCCTTTATGCCCTGGCACGCCGACATTTCCCCCTGGGTGCAGTTCGTGAACCGGCTGGTGGGCATTCCCATTCAGTTCGCCATCTTTACCGGCGTGGTGTACTGGGTGGGCAAGCAGTTTTTCGGTGGTACTGGCCGCTACGCCGAGGTGGCCTACACCTTCGCGCTGTTCTTCGTACCGCTCAGCCTGCTGAGCAGCGCCCTGGGCTGGATTCCGGTGCTGGGGTTCTTCGTCAGCTTGCTGATTTCGCTGGCCCTCATCTACTACGGGTACCTGGCCGTGCAGTCCTCTATGAATATCCGGCAGGGCGCCAATCCGGCCATTACCCTGTTGGTCGCGGCGCTGGTCACCACGGCGCTGAACTTCCTGGTGTTCGGCAACTGGTGGCAGGGTTTCTAA
- a CDS encoding cysteine hydrolase family protein — protein MTQPVQPHLDEVNRWLASRPALDLSGEDLSSVAVVAVDIINGFAREGALASPRVEGIIAPSAELIAQGLAAGLPAAHVGLMADAHPQDAEEFRAYPPHCVQGTSEAEWVPELLALPAAGEFSYFYKNSIASHHTPELEHWLEAAGPRTVIVIGDVTDLCLYSLGLHLLTRSQHRGLGQRIVLPASCAQTWDAPDHPAELYHPLFLYQLARTGAEVVSGVRWPKTTGQ, from the coding sequence ATGACCCAACCTGTACAGCCCCATCTAGATGAAGTGAACCGCTGGCTCGCCAGCCGGCCGGCTCTGGACCTGAGCGGCGAGGACCTGAGCTCGGTGGCCGTAGTGGCGGTGGATATCATCAACGGCTTTGCGCGTGAGGGCGCGCTGGCCAGTCCCCGCGTGGAGGGCATCATCGCGCCCAGCGCAGAACTGATTGCCCAGGGGCTGGCCGCCGGTCTCCCCGCCGCCCATGTGGGACTGATGGCCGATGCCCACCCACAGGACGCTGAAGAGTTCCGTGCATACCCACCCCACTGCGTGCAGGGCACTTCCGAGGCCGAGTGGGTGCCCGAGCTGCTGGCCCTGCCGGCGGCGGGCGAATTTTCGTACTTCTACAAGAATTCCATCGCCAGCCACCACACCCCCGAGCTGGAACACTGGCTGGAGGCGGCAGGCCCGCGCACCGTGATCGTGATTGGCGATGTGACGGACCTATGCCTCTATAGCCTGGGCCTGCACCTGCTGACGCGCTCGCAGCACCGGGGGCTGGGGCAGCGCATCGTGCTGCCGGCCAGCTGCGCCCAGACCTGGGACGCCCCTGACCACCCAGCCGAGCTGTACCACCCGCTGTTCCTGTATCAGCTGGCCCGCACTGGCGCCGAGGTGGTGTCGGGTGTGCGCTGGCCCAAGACCACTGGTCAGTAA